The Neoarius graeffei isolate fNeoGra1 chromosome 25, fNeoGra1.pri, whole genome shotgun sequence genome includes a region encoding these proteins:
- the LOC132873248 gene encoding beta-microseminoprotein-like, with the protein MYVLLKRSVFVGFVLLALVPVTHAACWLAKIEPGVTHCQDVKDKTWHPVGSNWKNSNCDQCECSPFDHSCCNGWPTGTSKDCTIKYDYATCTYEIINQKIPGGPCPAVGK; encoded by the exons ATGTATGTGCTGCTGAAGAGGTCAGTGTTCGTGGGGTTTGTCCTGCTTGCTCTCGTCCCTGTGACCCATGCTGCCTGCTGGCTTGCAAAAATCGAACCAG GTGTGACTCATTGTCAGGATGTCAAAGATAAAACGTGGCACCCGGTCGGATCCAACTGGAAAAACAGTAACTGTGATCAGTGTGAATGCAGCCCCTTTGACCACTCTTGCTGTAATGG atggCCAACAGGCACATCTAAAGACTGCACCATTAAATATGATTATGCAACTTGTACATATGAAATAATTAATCAGAAGATT